A stretch of Brassica napus cultivar Da-Ae chromosome C6, Da-Ae, whole genome shotgun sequence DNA encodes these proteins:
- the LOC106430462 gene encoding protein STRICTOSIDINE SYNTHASE-LIKE 9, with amino-acid sequence MPISERVPTWAAVPAVFAVLAVISYQTLITPYNLEGAKNVLPMGKTIPLPVDGPESIEWDPEGGGPYAAVVDGRILKWRGDDLGWVEFAHTSPHRGNCSRHGVVPTCGRPLGLTFEKKTGDLYICDGYLGVMKVGPEGGLAELVVDQAEGRKVMFANQMDIDEEEDDLYFNDSSDKYHFRDVFYVVFNGERSGRVIRYNKKTKEAKVVMDNLRCNNGLALNKDRSFVISCESSTGLVHRYWIKGPKAGTRDIFAKVPGYPDNIRLTPTGDFWLGIHCKKNLIGRVIVNNQWLGKLVEKTVKLEFLIGLMNSFKPHGVAVKISGETGEILEILEDKEGETMQYVSEVYERDDGKLWLSSVFKPAVWVLDRK; translated from the exons ATGCCGATTAGTGAGAGAGTTCCAACTTGGGCCGCCGTTCCGGCTGTTTTTGCCGTTTTGGCCGTAATTTCGTATCAGACCCTAATTACGCCGTACAATCTAGAGGGCGCTAAAAATGTATTGCCGATGGGTAAGACCATACCACTTCCTGTTGATGGACCAGAGAGCATTGAGTGGGATCCAGAAGGAGGAGGTCCTTATGCTGCGGTCGTGGACGGCCGTATTCTCAAGTGGCGCGGCGATGATCTTGGTTGGGTTGAGTTCGCACACACATCCCCACAcag AGGGAACTGTTCACGCCATGGAGTAGTGCCTACTTGTGGAAGGCCATTAGGACTCACTTTCGAGAAGAAAACAGGGGATTTGTACATCTGTGATGGTTACCTTGGGGTCATGAAGGTCGGGCCAGAGGGAGGCTTGGCTGAGTTGGTAGTGGACCAGGCTGAAGGTCGCAAAGTAATGTTTGCGAACCAGATGGATAttgatgaagaggaagatgacTTATACTTCAATGACAGTAGTGACAAGTATCATTTCAG GGATGTATTTTACGTGGTTTTCAACGGTGAGCGGTCGGGAAGAGTGATCAGATACAATAAGAAGACAAAAGAGGCCAAAGTTGTCATGGACAATCTCCGTTGTAACAATGGTTTGGCTCTAAACAAAGACAGGTCTTTTGTAATCTCATGCGAGTCTTCCACAGGCCTTGTCCATCGATATTGGATTAAAGGTCCTAAAGCCGGGACCCGTGACATCTTTGCCAAGGTTCCGGGTTACCCTGACAACATCCGTCTGACACCGACGGGAGATTTTTGGCTTGGCATACATTGTAAGAAAAATTTGATAGGAAGGGTTATCGTGAATAATCAGTGGTTAGGGAAGCTGGTTGAAAAGACGGTGAAGTTGGAGTTTCTGATTGGGTTAATGAACAGTTTTAAGCCGCATGGTGTGGCCGTGAAAATCTCGGGAGAGACAGGGGAGATACTTGAGATCCTTGAGGACAAAGAAGGGGAGACTATGCAGTATGTAAGTGAGGTTTATGAGAGAGATGACGGAAAGCTATGGCTCTCGTCCGTTTTCAAGCCTGCTGTATGGGTTCTTGATCGCAAGTGA